The DNA sequence TCAATGGAAACGATCGCCTCTGTATGAATGGATACGGGTGGAAATCCGGCGTTGGATAATTGAAAACTCAATGCCATGGAAAAACAACCGGCATGCGCTGCGGCAATCAGTTCTTCCGGATTTGTTCCGGCCTTACCATCCTCACTCTGAAAGCGGGCGGCAAATGAATAAGGTGTATCCTTCAAAATGCCGCTGGTGGATGTCAGCTTTCCGCTTCCTTCCAACCCTGTGCCGTTCCATACGGCAGTTGCTCTTCTTTTTAGTGTCATGGTAATCTATTTATGTTTGTAAAGGTAATAAATCGATAATTAAAATCCCTACTAGATTCCTCTGTATCACTTCAAATCGAAATAGAAAACAGGGAAAATTGCCATTTACCATTTAAATCTGCCGTTTACTCAATCGTTCGGGGGAGTGTATCAGCCTCGATATACCTTTACATCATCAAAACAAACAATACACACTAACAACTAAAACAAACAAAACTATGAAAACGAACATTCAAACAGCAGGTGCAATCATCTTAACAGAGATTGCCTGCGCAGCAAAGAAAATGGCAGTTAAATCTTCCAAAACGGCATTACTGATTGCAGTTGGACTGACTTTTGTATTGAGCTCCTGCAGCCGAAATGTAAGCTCCGGATGCGGTACCTGGTCGTATAAACAATCCAACGAACGCAAGTACAACAGTCAGGTAGCGAAGATGTACAAAACCTGCCCGGGCGGATTCTGCTCCAACTCCAGATAAGCGAATCAAAAACCATGAAACAAGAAAAGGACTGCGCATGCAGTCCTTTTTTATTATTTATAGAAATCTTCTATTTCAGCCCGCCAATCATATCTTCCGGCTTCACCCATTCGTCAAACTGTTTTGCGGTGACATACCCCAATTTAATGGCTGTCTCTTTCAGCGTTGCATTATTCTTGTGGGCGGTCTGTGCAATTTCAGCCGATTTGTAATACCCGATTTTTGTATTCAGTGCCGTTACCAGCATCAGTGAATTTTCCAGATTCCTTTTGATGTTGCCGTGCAATGGCTCGATTCCCGTTGCACATTTATCATTGAACGACACACATACATCTCCGATTAACCGGGCACTGTGCAGGAAATTATAAATCATCACCGGCTTAAAGACGTTTAATTCAAAATGGCCGTTGCTGCCGCCGATATTGATGGCTACATCATTTCCCAGCACCTGTGCAGCCACCATCGTCATAGCTTCACATTGTGTAGGGTTTACTTTTCCAGGCATGATGGAGGATCCCGGTTCGTTATCCGGGATATGAATCTCGCCGATGCCGCAGCGCGGTCCGGAGGACAGCATACGGATATCATTCCCGATTTTCATCAGGGAAACCGCCACCGTTTTCAATGCTCCATGTGCTTCCACAATGGCATCGTGCGCCGCTAAGGATTCAAATTTATTATTCGCCGTAACAAAAGGTAGTCCGGTTAAATTCGCAATTTCCTTCGCTACATTTTTTGCATATCCCTTAGGGGTATTGATACCCGTTCCCACTGCCGTTCCGCCTAATGCCAGCTCGGCTAAATGGTCCAGGGAATTTTCAACCGCTTTCAGACCGTGATCCAGTTGAGACACATAACCTGAAAACTCCTGCCCCAACGTAAGCGGTGTGGCATCCATAAAATGCGTACGGCCTATTTTTACAATTTTGGAAAACTCTTTTGATTTTTTAGCCAGCGTATTTCTCAATTTCTTGATGCCCGGGATGGTCGTCTCCATTAAAATGGTATAAGCCGCAATGTACATGGCGGTTGGAAACGTATCGTTGGATGAATGGGATTTATTGACACCATCATTCGGGTTGATTAACTTCTTTTCATCCGTTAACTGACCGCCTAACAGGACATGGCCACGGTAAGCAATCACTTCATTGCAATTCATGTTTGATTGCGTTCCGGAACCCGTCTGCCAAACCACCAGTGGAAACTGGTCATCCAGCTTACCCGCCAGGATCTCATCGCACACCTTACCGATCGTTTCACACTTTTGCTTTTCCAGCACCTTGGCTTTGTAGTTGGTAATGGCTGCCGCTTTCTTCAGGTAAGCAAATGCCCGGATGATTTCCTTCGGCATTTTATTGATATCCTGTGCAATCTGAAAGTTGTCGATGGAACGCTGTGTCTGCGCTCCGTAATAAACATGTGCAGGTACCTTCACCTGACCCATTGTGTCTTTTTCTATTCTGTATTCCATTTTATAATTGTTGTATTCGGTATTGGTCATTTGCTTATCCTTATTGTTTTAGATAAAACCCCGAACTTTCTGTTTTAGCCCCCCTTTTCCCCCTGGGGGGGTTTCCCTTTCCCACCTTATGCAAAGCTTAGCTAATTTTTGGGGGGGTCCCAAGAAAAGGGGGGGGGGGAGAGGGGGGTGTCCCCTTTTATTTTTCCCTTCCCCGGGGGGGGGAGATTTGTTTTTTAAAAAGGGAATTCTCTTTTTTGGTGGGCCTTCCTTTTTTCACTCCGCGAAAAAAAATTTTTTTTTTTTCACATTCCCCTTTTTTTTTTGGTTGTGTGTTGTTTGGTGTGTTTCTCTCCCTCTTTAAAAAAATTAAAAACACAAACCCCCCCCCCTGCCTCGGTTTTTGGGGAAGGGAAAGGAAGGTTATTTTTTATTTTTTTTAAATTTTAAAGGGCCGGGGGCTGGCGTGGTCCTTTCCTTCCCCCTAACCTCTCTTTTTTTTTTTTGGGGGGGGTTGGGCTGGCGCCCCCCTTTTTATTTTTTGTTTTTTGGTTTTTCTCTCTTTCGCGCCTCGGTGTTTTTTTTTTTTGTTTTTTTTTTAAAGGAAAAAAAAAAAAAACAAAGAAAGGGGGGGGTTTGGTTTTCCCTTCCCCCCCCTTTTCCTTCCTCCTTAAAATCAGGTTTGCGTTTTTCCAGGAAAGCCGCCACCCCTTCTTTCACGTCTTCTGTTTTAAACAAATCGCCGAAGGCATTGACTTCATAGGCAAATCCATCCACTCCTTCCTTGAAATAAGCATTGGTGCATTCAATGACTTTTGCCACTGCAACCGGCCCTTTGGTGGCTATTTTATGGATTATGGATACTGCTTTTTCTATGGCGGAAACTTTATCCTGTTCCACGTAATTCACCAATCCCAGATTCAATGCCGTTTGCGCATCAATCAGATCCGCTGTCAGGTGCAATTCCAATGCCTTTGCCTTACCAATATATTGTATCAGGCGCTGTGTGCCGCCGTATCCTGCAATGATTCCCAAATTGACTTCCGGCTGTCCGAATTTTGCATTGGACGTGGCGATACGCATATGACAGGCCATGGAAAGCTCACATCCGCCGCCTAAAGCAAACCCGTTGACCACCGCAATGACCGGAACGGGCATATGCTCAATGGAAAAGAAGATATCATGACCGCGCTGTGCCAGCAACTTCGCCTGCTGAATATCCAGCGTCTGGAACTCAGCGATGTCGGCACCCGCCACGAATGCTTTCTCTCCGGCGCCCGTCAGGATTACACCCTTTAATCCGTGTGTTTTCCTCGCTTCTTCAAATGCCGTCTGAATTTCCACAATGGTTGCTCCGTTCAAGGCATTCAGCTTGTCAGCACGGTTAATCGTCAGATGGAGAATATTATCCGTAATTTCCCATAATAAATTCTTGAATTCCATAGTACTAATTTTATCTGAATACAAAGCGTAGAATGATATCCGGAATGATACCTGCCAGAATAATCAATGCAGTAATAAGCAACAGGGCAATGGTGTTAAAGCCTGATATTCTTATTGGTGTCGTGCCTTCGGCATCCATGCTGAACATCGCAATGATGATTTTGAAATAATAATACACGCCGATTAAAGAGGCCAATATGGCTATCACCGCAATCATGGTTTTACCGCTCGCCAGAACATTTACCAATATAAAATACTTGGCAAAAAATCCGGACAGAGGCGGTATTCCGGCCATGGATAACAAGGCAATGGTCATGGAACCCGCCAAAACCGGATTGCGCTTCACCAGCCCTTTAAAGATGGAGATTTCCTCTTCCTGCTCCGCCTGTTCAGACACCAGGTAAAACACCCAGAAGGCTGCAAGGCTGGAAAGCGTATAAGCCAGTAAATAATGCCAGGTGACATAGGTGGTGGAAGGACTCAGAACGGTTATTCCCAAAATAATAAAACCGGCATGGCCGATGCTGGAATATGCCAGCATACGCTTTGTATTGGATTGGGTGGCTGCAATAACATTGCCCAGCACAATCGTAAGCGTGGAAATGACCAGCAATATGATATTGTAAGTGGTATAGAAAGAAATGACAACACTGAAGAGCCTGTAAAAACCGACGATGGCTCCAATCTTGACAATAGTTGCCATGAAGGCCGTAATGACAGTTGGCGCACCTGTGTACACATCCGGTGTCCAGAAATGAAATGGGACTGCCGACATTTTAAATGCGAGCGCAAACAAAATCAACACCAGTCCGACCATCAGCAGTTGCTGGCTGATTCCATAAGTGGACATGGAGGTCGATACAATCTGCATCAGCTTAAAACTACCGATGGCGCCGTACACAAAGGTGATACCCAGCAGCAAAAAGCCGCTTGCAAAAGAGCCTAAGATAAAATACTTGAAAGCCGCTTCGTTTGAATTCAGGCTTCGCTTATTGCTACCTGCCAGTACATATACAGGAATGGACAATATCTCGACACCGAGAAACAACATCGCAAGATGGGTATAGGAACTTAAAATGAACACACCCACCAGGGAAAACAGCACCAAAGAATAATGATCTGATTGGCTATGGTCATTCTTTATGTAATTAAAGGAGAAGATCAACCACAAAATGGCAATGAAAGAAAATAATATGGTGAAGGCCAGCGGAATCTTATCCAGAACCAGCATGCCGTAAATATTTTCATTGGTACCGAAGTCGTTGAAGCAAAAGCCGATATTGACCAGCAATCCGACAATAGCAAAGGGCAGTATCAGCTTACGGATATTCAGTATCTCGAATACCAGCGCTGCGATTCCCAATCCCGATAATAATAATAACTCTTTCATATTTCTAACATTCTCTTCGAGAACCTCTTTTATTGTACTGAATTAGCTGTAACACTGTGTACATGATCAATTAATTGTTTTACCGGTTGTTCAGATACATCCAGTATGGTATTTGGAAACAATCCGAAGAATATCACTAATACCGCAAATCCGGCCAGTATCATCTTTTCATCTTTACTGATTTCACCAAACGTTTGTGTCAGGCTGTTCGATTCACCGTGCATCATCGCCTGATAGGCGCGCAGCATATACACTGCTCCCAGAATAACGGTCAACCCCCCAAAGAGAGCCGCCATCATATTATACTGAAAAATACCATGCAGCAGCAGGAACTCCCCGACAAAACCATTGGTCAGCGGCATGGCTATACTTCCGAGCAATACAATCAGAAACAGGACGCTGAATTCCCGTGATACATTTCGGATACCGCCTAACTGATGCATCGTATCCGTTTTCATTTTACTGAAAATGATATCGCACACATAAAATAAGGCGACCACATTGATACCATGAGAAAGCATCTGATAAAGTGCACCCTGTACCCCCTGAAGATTCCAGGAAAAAATACCGGCAGCAATCAATCCGACATGCCCGAGCGATGAATACGCCAGCATGCGTTTAAAGTCTTTTTGTGTCAATGCCATAAGGGATCCGTAGACTACACTTATCACACTTAGTGTAATAACGTATTTGGATGCAAGCTGCCAGCCCAGCGGCACCACCGGTATCAGCCAAACGATCAATGCAAAAGCGCCCATTTTCAACATAATACCCGACAAAAGCATGGTACCTTGTGTAGGTGCATTGACGTAGGTATCCGGCTGCCAGGTATGCAGCGGAAAGATCGGTATTTTGATGGCAAAGGCAAGGTAAAAGGCGATAAACACCAGTAACTGCTCCTTTGCTGTCAACTGCGCACCTACCTGATAAAATGCGTTCATGCTGAAACTTCTGTCCGGATTATGCATCCATACAAATATGATAGCCAGCAGCATGAATAAACTACCGAATAGTGTATAAACGAAAAACTTAAAGGTGATTTTTTGTCTGCCAGCTCCTCCCCATATCAGTGCAATCAGATAAATGGGCAGCAAGGCCAGTTCCCAGAACACGTAAAACAACAAGGCATCTTTAGCCAAAAACACCCCTAATAAGGCACTTTGCATCAGCAGGATTAAACTAAAATAGGCTTTCGGATTTTTAATGGTTCTTCCTTCCGTACTTTGAATAATGAAAGGCAGCAATAAAACCGTCAGTAATACCAGAATGATATTAATTCCGTCAACCTTGAGAAAAAAGTCAGCACCTAAAGCCTGTACCCAATCTGTATGAAAGATGAAATCCGCAGATGCCGGATTTGACTTAAACTGACTGAAGATATACAGACCCACACCTAACGTCACCACCGTACCTAACAGGGCGTTATTTTTTGCCTGTTTCTCATTCAGAAACAACGTTGAGAAAACGAAAAGCACCGGTAATATGACCAAGAGTAATACTAACATATTTTACAGACTGAACAACAAGTAAGCAATTTTTTCAACAACAACAGAATATGTAAATGAGACAACATGGTTTACCCCATTTACTGCGATTTCCGATAATTCATTATCCATATTCCCCGATAATGCCAGCAACGCCAACTGTGATACGCCAATAAACAAAGCGATACGCTGTATGTATCTTGCATTGAAGACGTTTAAGGCAGGTATGGCTACTACCAGCAACGTCAGTAAGAATATCAGTATCATATTTTAAATTTTTATAAACATTAATAATATCAAACCTATCATACTCAACACCATCGCAATAGCATAAAATCCTATACTGCCCGTTTGTGTCAGCCTTAATAACTGGCTCCAGTTCACGACGGAAGAGCCTATTCCATTTACCATGGCATCAATCCCTGATCGCTCCACAAACCCGTACAACAGTCCGGCAATTCTATTCAACGGCTTTACAACAACCGCTTCATAAATCTCATCGATATAGTATTTGTGGTAAATAATTTCCTTAAATAAGGATATCGGCGCATCATCATCCTGCGGGATTTGTTTTTTCGCGATGAATATTATTCTGGTCCATAGTATGATTCCTAAAATCAGAACCACCGTTACGCCCATCAAAAGTAATTCCGTATTCAGCGAAATTTCAGCCTCATTCATTTGGACAGAAGCGGCCAGGAAACCATCCAGCCAATGATGGATATTCAATGCATGGCCAAGCTCATGCGGGAATCCAATAAAACCGGCAACAACAGAAAGCCCCGCTAAAACCATCAATGGAACCGTCATGCTTTTAGGCGATTCATGTACATGGTTTTTCTGGATATCATTTCCCCGAAATTCCCCGAAGAAAGTCAGGAAGAACAAACGGAACATATAAAAAGCCGTCATCAATGATACCAGCAATGCCAAAGCAAACAATATCTTACTGTGTACAAACAGTTCAGCCAGCATCTGGTCTTTGGAGAAGAAACCCGCAAACGGCGGAATGCCTGCAATGGCTATGGCAGCTATCATGAAGGTAACGTAGGTAAGGGGCATTTTATTTTTCAATCCGCCCATATTGCGTATATCCTGATCACCGCTCATACCGTGAATCACACTGCCGGCACCGAGGAATAGCAAGGCCTTAAAGAATGCATGCGTGACAACGTGAAATACACCGGCGGAAAATGCGCCAACGCCCAATGCACAGAATATCAGTCCTAACTGGGATACCGTCGAATATGCCAGCACTTTTTTAATATCATTCTGAAACAAGGCAATGGAGGCGGATAATAAAGCCGTTGCAATTCCCACGATGGAAATAATTTCCATCGTCAGCGGCGCGGCGCTGAATAAGGTTCCGCATCTGGCAACCATATAAATTCCGGCTGTCACCATTGTGGCAGCGTGAATCAGGGCAGATACGGGTGTCGGGCCAGCCATTGCATCCGGCAGCCAGGTGTATAATGGTATCTGTGCGGATTTACCCATGGCACCGACAAACAACAACATGGTTATCAGTGTCACCAGCTTTCCGTCTACCACAACATTACCCACCTCACCAAACACATGGTGATAATTGATACTGCCAAAAACGCCGAACGTGAGGATGATACCCAGCAGGAACCCCAAATCACCGATGCGGTTCATGATAAATGCTTTATTAGCAGCGTTGCTGTATCTGATATTTTTAAACCAAAATCCAATTAAAAGATAAGAGCAAAGCCCAACCCCTTCCCATCCTACAAACATCAGCAGGAAGTTATCTCCCAATACCAGTAAAAGCATAAAGAAGACAAAAAGGTTCAGATAGGAAAAATAGCGGTTGTAATCTTTCTCATCGTGCATGTATCCGGCGGAATAGACATGAATCAGAAATCCGACTCCTGTGATAACCAGCAGAAAAATGACAGACAATGAATCTACCAAAAATGAAAAGTCTGCATGAAAATCTCCTACACTTATCCAGTTCATCAAAGGCACGGTGACGGCCTGATTGTCAGAAAGCTGAGAAAAGAAAAGCAGTACTGCTACAAGGAAAGAAGCCAGTATACTTCCGGGTGCCAGATAGGTGGTGATATGCTTTGGTAATTTTTTGCCCAACAAAGAGATGATGGTAAAACTCACCAACGGAAATAAAGGAATAAGATAGACTAATTGCTGCATGAACCTGTTATTGTTTTACTTCTAACAATTTAAAAAACTCATCCAGTTTTGGCATGATGATAATCTCCGTACGTCGGTTGACTGTTCTGTTCGCAGGCGTATCATTGGCCACTTTAGGATAATATTCGGAACGGCCGCCGGCAATCATTCTGCCCGGATCGACGCCGTCTTTCAACTGCAATCCACGTGCAACGCAAGTGGCGCGTTTTACACTCCAATCCCAGTTGTCCGCCATACAGGCAGTGGCAATCTGAACATTGTCGGTATTTCCTTCAATCAGCACATCAAAGGTTTTGTAATCGTTGATCACCCTTGAAATTTTCTCCAGAATGGCGCCCGCTCTCGATGATATTTCAGCACTGCCGGATTTATAGAGCATTCCATCTGACAATGAAATCAACACCACTCCTTTGTCCACTCTCACGTTCACATCGGTATCATTCACATCTACCAGGGAACGTTTTAAATTCAACACCAAGACCAGATTCAATGAATCCTTAGAACGGATCTGGGCATTCAACAAGCTGATATCCCTGCTTTGTTTATCAATCGTTTCCAGTGATTTTTTGATGCTTTCCGCTCCTTCCTTGCTGATAACGGACAAATTTGTCAGCTGATCAAGCAATTTACCATTAGTAGATTTCTGAAAGTCCACTTCTTTCAACAGCTCTTCGATTTTCGATTTTGCTTTAGCCAATTCTGCCGACAGTGCATCATAATCACCGGATTTCTGACCAAACTTTTTCTCACACTCAGCAAGATCAGACGTTGTCTGGCGCAGAGCCTGCTCGAGTTTATCCTTATCCAGCTGAGTCGCCTGAAACTTCTTCTTGCTTACACAGGAAGACAAGGCAATCAATGCTATCAATACAATTCCAACTTTTTTCATAACTTATAATTATATGATTTATGAATTACCACTTCAGTTTATTTAATGCATCAATATCGGTCGATTTGGTATTCCGGTATATCATCATCAAAATAGCCAAACCTACCGCCACTTCCGCTGCAGCCACTACCATAATGAAGAACACGAACACCTGTCCGCTGCTGTCGCCCAGGTATCTGGAAAAAGCCACCATCAGCAAGTTGACGGCATTCAGCATCAGCTCAATACACATGAAAATGATAATGGCATTTCGTCTGAACAGAACGCCTAATACGCCAATACAGAAAAGTGTTACAGCGAGATAAATGTACCACTGAATCGGAATACCTATTATTACTTCTTTCATTTTATTTAATTATCGTTATATGTCACAAGTTATTACCGCTGTTTATAGCCTGCCTGTAACATTCACCTGTCATCAATGTATATCTTTTTTACTCAGGAACACCGCTCCTACCATGGCCGACAAAAAAAGTATCGACGAAATTTCAAACGGAAGCATATATTCCTTAAATAATACTTTTCCTAGATTCTCCACCAACCCGATATTGCTGTTTTGTGCGGATGGAAGCATACCTGTTTCAGCCCCTTTCAACAGGGCGACAAGACAAACCAGCAACAATCCGGCCGAGACGGCAGCAGCGACCTTCGGTATATTTTTCTTATGCGGTTCAATTTCTTTGTTCAGATTCAACATCATGATGACATATAAAAACAGTACCATGATAGCGCCGGCATATACGATAATATGCACTACCGCAAGAAACTGTGCATTTAAAATCAGGAAATGGCCGGCGATGGCGAAAAAAGTGACCACCAAATACAAAACAGAGTGTACCGGATTTTTATCGAATATGACCATAAGCGCACTCAGCACAGCCACAAAGGATAAAAAGAAAAATAAATACTGCGATAGATGCATATCAGATGTGAGATTTGAGATGTGAGATTTGAGATTTATTTTTCATTTCATTATTGTTATTTAATGTGTTTGCTGATTACTTCGTTCCTCGCAATGACCTATTTAATGATGTTTGTTTTCGTTTAATAAGTTTCCCCTGTCTTTCCAGGTTTGATTATGATATTTAGTTTTGTCTTTTTTAAACTCCACTACTTCCGGTGTTTGCCTTTCCGATAAATCGATTGGATGATTTACATCTTCCACCAGTTTATCTTTGCCATATACCATATCTTTTCTGTTACCTGAAACGGGAACTATCCTGTCCGTCAGGAAGATGGCTTCTTTCGGACATGCTTCTTCACACAACCCGCAGAAAATACATCTCAGCATATTGATTTCATAAACAGCCGCATACTTTTCTTCCCTGTATAAATGCTCATCCCCTTTCCTGCGTTCTGCTGCATCCATCGTAATGGCTTCTGCCGGGCAGGCCACTGCGCACAATCCGCAGGCCGTACAGCGTTCAGCACCGTTTTCATCTCTTTTCAGTACATGCTGCCCCCTGTAGGTGCCGGAGATTTCTCTTTTTACTTCCGGATATCTGACAGTAGCCGGTTTTTTAAATAAATGCCTGAACGTAATAGTCATACCATTTGCTATGGCAGGCAGGTATAACTGCTCTACCAGGCTCATTTCTTTTTTTACTACTACCTTTTTTCTGTTCGTAAGTTGCATACGCTACTTTTATTCATACTAAACCTTTCCCAACGCATACATCAGCACACCTGTTGCCAGAATATTGAATATTGCCAAAGGAATTAAAATTTTCCAACCTAAATTCATCAGCTGGTCATACCTGAACCTTGGAATCGTCCATCTCACCCACATAAAAAAGAAGATAAAGAAGATGATTTTCCCAAAGAAGAATGCAAATTGCAATATAGACAAGACATTTCCGTCTATCGGTAAATGATTTTGAAACGGAATATTATAGCCACCGAAATACAGCGAAGAGATAATCGCAGACGAGATAAATATGTTGATGTATTCCGCAAACAGATAAAAACCGAGTTTCATGGATGAATATTCGGTATGATAACCGCCTACCAGTTCCGTTTCACATTCCGGCAAGTCAAAAGGAGCCCGATTCGTTTCTGCAAATGCACATATCAGAAAGATTAAAAATCCCAACGGCTGATAAACGACATTCCACATGGTTCCATCCTGCTGCCGCACGATTTCACCCAGGCTCAAGGAACCTGTTTTCATTATCAACGCCACCAGGGCTAAACCCATAGCGATTTCATAGCTGATCATCTGAGAGGAAGCGCGCAAAGCACCGAGCATGGAGTATTTATTATTCGATGCCCACCCGCCAATCATGATACCATATACGCCAAAAGACACCACGCCAAAAACATAGAGAATGCCGATATTGATATCCGCAATCTGCAATGGAAATGAATAATCGCCGATATTGATATTGCCGCCCCACGGCACCACCACGCCCGTCATCAATGCGGTGAGCATAGCCAGGCTCGGCCCTAAAATAAACAAGAATTTATTAGATACGGTCGGAATGATTTCTTCTTTCATAAACATCTTCAAACCGTCCGCCATCGGCTGCAGGATACCAAACGGACCGGCTCTGTCCGGACCGATTCTATCCTGCATAAATGCCGCCACTTTCCTTTCTGCATACGTTGAATAGGCTGCAACACCCAATGATATCAGGAATACCAACAGTACCAAAATAGTTTTATACAGGATAAATATCGCCATTACTTTTCAATATTATTCGGATTCAAGGCACCTTCGCCCAAATCCACTTTTTTACCTTCTAATTTTTGCATGTGTTTATAAACACCAATCTGTAATTTTTTCAACTCATAATGATTTTGAGAAATAACGGAATGATGGCTTACTTTACTCGGTCCTTCTATCGTCCAGTCTTTCACCTGTTTTTTATCAAAGCGACAATCATTACAGATAAATTCCTCCACTTCTCCCCACCTGTCTTTGCGGGCGGTAACACGCAATACATCCTCTCCTTTCATCCACAAGCGGACCTTGCCGGAACATTTCGGGCAATCTCTGTGCGCATCTACCGGATTGGTAAACCAAACACGGCTTTTGAAACGGAATGTCCTGTCCGTTAATGCACCTACCGGACAAACATCAATCACATTTCCGGAAAAATCATTTTCAATCGCCTTTTCGATATAGGTAGAAATTTCAGCGTGGTCGCCACGATTAATCACACCATGAACGCGGCCGTCGGTAATCTGCTCACATGTTTTCACGCATCGGTAACACAGAATACACCGGTTCATGTGCAGCTTGATCTTATTTCCTATATCGATTGGATCAAACTCTCTGCGCTGAAATTCATAGCGTGTTCCTTCTTTGCCATTTTCATAGCTTAAATCCTGCAGATGACATTCCCCAGCCTGGTCGCAGACCGGACAATCCAAAGGGTGGTTGATCAGTAAAAACTCCACCACACCGGCACGGGCTTCAAGTAATTCAGGGGAAGTCGTATTCCGCACCACCATACCGTCCATCACGTTTGTTCTGCAACTGGGAACCGGTTTCGGCATAGGACGCGGATCTTTTTCCGAACCTTTTTCCACCGTGACGATACAGGTTCTGCAATAGCCACCGGAGGTTTTCAGCTTGGAATAATAACACATGGTTGGCGGTGCAATGTTTGTGCCGTGTTGCTCGTCTATCCTTCTTGCCGCTGCCAGAATACTGGTGCCGTCCGGAACTTCGATGGTTGTATCGTCTATGGTTACCTTTGCCATGTTAAAAATTAATAAGTTTGAATGAAAAAGCCATAAGTTTTTAGTTGTTTTTTAATAGCTTTTCTTCAAGTTTCCACACAACGGGGGGTCAAATTTTTTCCCTTCTCCCCCCCCCCAAAAATACCCCCCCCCCCCCCCCCCCCCCCTCTTAAAAAAAAAACTTCCCACGCCCCCCGGCCCCCCCACCCCCGCGGGGGAGGGGGGGGGGGCCCAACCCCCCCGCCCGCCCCGGCCCCCCCTTTTTTTTTTCCTTCCCAAAAAACCTTTATTTTAACTTATTACTTGTTGAATATTATTTAATCTGTAATAATGTTTCACATCATGAATGGATTGAGGATTGCGGACATACTCTTCAAATTCGTGCCTGAAATGACGAATTGCCGCAGCTACCGGCCAGGCAGCCGCTTCACCCAAGGGACAAATTGTTTTTCCTTCAATCTTCG is a window from the Sphingobacteriales bacterium genome containing:
- the nuoL gene encoding NADH-quinone oxidoreductase subunit L, giving the protein MQQLVYLIPLFPLVSFTIISLLGKKLPKHITTYLAPGSILASFLVAVLLFFSQLSDNQAVTVPLMNWISVGDFHADFSFLVDSLSVIFLLVITGVGFLIHVYSAGYMHDEKDYNRYFSYLNLFVFFMLLLVLGDNFLLMFVGWEGVGLCSYLLIGFWFKNIRYSNAANKAFIMNRIGDLGFLLGIILTFGVFGSINYHHVFGEVGNVVVDGKLVTLITMLLFVGAMGKSAQIPLYTWLPDAMAGPTPVSALIHAATMVTAGIYMVARCGTLFSAAPLTMEIISIVGIATALLSASIALFQNDIKKVLAYSTVSQLGLIFCALGVGAFSAGVFHVVTHAFFKALLFLGAGSVIHGMSGDQDIRNMGGLKNKMPLTYVTFMIAAIAIAGIPPFAGFFSKDQMLAELFVHSKILFALALLVSLMTAFYMFRLFFLTFFGEFRGNDIQKNHVHESPKSMTVPLMVLAGLSVVAGFIGFPHELGHALNIHHWLDGFLAASVQMNEAEISLNTELLLMGVTVVLILGIILWTRIIFIAKKQIPQDDDAPISLFKEIIYHKYYIDEIYEAVVVKPLNRIAGLLYGFVERSGIDAMVNGIGSSVVNWSQLLRLTQTGSIGFYAIAMVLSMIGLILLMFIKI
- a CDS encoding OmpA family protein, translated to MKKVGIVLIALIALSSCVSKKKFQATQLDKDKLEQALRQTTSDLAECEKKFGQKSGDYDALSAELAKAKSKIEELLKEVDFQKSTNGKLLDQLTNLSVISKEGAESIKKSLETIDKQSRDISLLNAQIRSKDSLNLVLVLNLKRSLVDVNDTDVNVRVDKGVVLISLSDGMLYKSGSAEISSRAGAILEKISRVINDYKTFDVLIEGNTDNVQIATACMADNWDWSVKRATCVARGLQLKDGVDPGRMIAGGRSEYYPKVANDTPANRTVNRRTEIIIMPKLDEFFKLLEVKQ
- the nuoK gene encoding NADH-quinone oxidoreductase subunit NuoK, which encodes MKEVIIGIPIQWYIYLAVTLFCIGVLGVLFRRNAIIIFMCIELMLNAVNLLMVAFSRYLGDSSGQVFVFFIMVVAAAEVAVGLAILMMIYRNTKSTDIDALNKLKW
- a CDS encoding NADH-quinone oxidoreductase subunit J, translating into MHLSQYLFFFLSFVAVLSALMVIFDKNPVHSVLYLVVTFFAIAGHFLILNAQFLAVVHIIVYAGAIMVLFLYVIMMLNLNKEIEPHKKNIPKVAAAVSAGLLLVCLVALLKGAETGMLPSAQNSNIGLVENLGKVLFKEYMLPFEISSILFLSAMVGAVFLSKKDIH
- a CDS encoding NADH-quinone oxidoreductase subunit I; translated protein: MQLTNRKKVVVKKEMSLVEQLYLPAIANGMTITFRHLFKKPATVRYPEVKREISGTYRGQHVLKRDENGAERCTACGLCAVACPAEAITMDAAERRKGDEHLYREEKYAAVYEINMLRCIFCGLCEEACPKEAIFLTDRIVPVSGNRKDMVYGKDKLVEDVNHPIDLSERQTPEVVEFKKDKTKYHNQTWKDRGNLLNENKHH
- the nuoH gene encoding NADH-quinone oxidoreductase subunit NuoH translates to MAIFILYKTILVLLVFLISLGVAAYSTYAERKVAAFMQDRIGPDRAGPFGILQPMADGLKMFMKEEIIPTVSNKFLFILGPSLAMLTALMTGVVVPWGGNINIGDYSFPLQIADINIGILYVFGVVSFGVYGIMIGGWASNNKYSMLGALRASSQMISYEIAMGLALVALIMKTGSLSLGEIVRQQDGTMWNVVYQPLGFLIFLICAFAETNRAPFDLPECETELVGGYHTEYSSMKLGFYLFAEYINIFISSAIISSLYFGGYNIPFQNHLPIDGNVLSILQFAFFFGKIIFFIFFFMWVRWTIPRFRYDQLMNLGWKILIPLAIFNILATGVLMYALGKV